The Cohnella abietis genome has a segment encoding these proteins:
- a CDS encoding recombinase family protein, with product MRVVLYIRVSTEEQANEGYSIRAQKNQLIDYCRVNGYEIVKICIDDGYSAKNTKRPRLQEVLTLAQNKEIDAVVVYKLDRFTRSVKDLYELLEDLQSNGVGFISRQEKFDTTTAMGRAMIGILGVFAQFERELIAERVRLGMEQKVKEGKRPGGKYPFGYTSTGLLIGEEANYIKMVRSLYMSGMSYQAIAAQMFNEGIVRRNGEWTATNVALTLENPFYAGIIRFGSKMANGKYPQRKREERVDVIEVIGSHEAIWTVEEFKEHILRMRRRSNGGNSRKAIYWFNGVLRCGRCGASMYGRSTTKRSRVDGKELLGTFYWCAKRKENKSCNQPMFRQKHVEHLIKEHIKNIRVEMDQVKEYQTEIDERESEKKKEVAKLKRELEKVKSRIKKWQYAFAEDLIDENDLRLRMDEEHIAEQGINNKLELVTGVSVQTPDQLFQLIDLWDDMNDIEKQQVIGVMFDRIVLITEEENVKGVKNAYFPATVKVSFR from the coding sequence ATGAGAGTAGTTTTATATATTCGGGTTAGTACAGAAGAACAAGCTAATGAAGGATACTCTATCCGAGCTCAAAAAAATCAGTTAATAGATTATTGTCGAGTTAATGGTTATGAAATTGTGAAAATATGTATTGATGATGGATACTCCGCAAAAAACACCAAGCGGCCGCGCTTACAAGAGGTTTTAACTCTAGCTCAAAATAAAGAAATCGATGCAGTTGTGGTATATAAACTTGATCGTTTTACTCGATCAGTTAAAGATCTCTACGAGTTATTAGAAGACCTTCAATCTAATGGAGTAGGGTTTATCTCCCGGCAAGAGAAATTCGACACAACCACTGCTATGGGTCGTGCAATGATAGGTATCCTCGGGGTATTTGCTCAATTTGAAAGAGAGCTAATTGCTGAACGTGTCCGCCTTGGTATGGAGCAAAAAGTAAAAGAAGGGAAGCGACCTGGCGGGAAGTACCCTTTCGGGTATACCTCAACTGGTCTATTGATTGGGGAGGAAGCTAACTATATTAAGATGGTACGTAGCTTATACATGTCCGGAATGAGCTATCAAGCCATAGCAGCACAAATGTTTAATGAAGGTATTGTCCGTAGGAACGGGGAGTGGACCGCCACAAATGTAGCGTTAACTCTAGAGAACCCCTTCTATGCCGGAATCATAAGATTTGGATCTAAGATGGCCAACGGTAAATATCCACAGCGAAAGCGCGAGGAACGGGTTGATGTTATTGAGGTAATTGGATCTCATGAAGCCATCTGGACTGTAGAAGAGTTTAAGGAACATATTCTTCGTATGCGTAGGCGGTCTAATGGAGGAAACTCTCGTAAAGCTATTTATTGGTTTAATGGCGTGCTGCGGTGTGGTAGATGTGGTGCTTCAATGTATGGTAGATCAACAACCAAACGGAGTCGTGTGGATGGTAAAGAATTGTTGGGCACATTTTATTGGTGCGCTAAACGTAAGGAGAATAAGAGTTGTAATCAACCAATGTTCCGGCAGAAGCATGTCGAACACTTAATTAAGGAACATATTAAAAATATCCGTGTGGAGATGGATCAAGTTAAAGAATATCAAACCGAAATTGATGAACGTGAATCTGAAAAAAAGAAGGAGGTAGCAAAATTAAAGCGAGAACTTGAAAAAGTAAAATCACGAATCAAGAAGTGGCAATATGCATTTGCGGAAGATTTAATTGATGAAAACGATCTGCGGTTGCGGATGGATGAAGAACATATTGCAGAGCAAGGAATTAATAATAAATTGGAACTCGTTACAGGAGTAAGTGTCCAAACTCCAGATCAATTATTCCAACTAATTGATTTATGGGATGATATGAATGACATAGAAAAGCAACAAGTCATTGGAGTGATGTTTGATAGAATAGTCCTTATTACTGAAGAGGAGAATGTAAAGGGTGTAAAGAATGCCTATTTTCCGGCAACTGTTAAGGTTTCTTTCAGATGA
- a CDS encoding ImmA/IrrE family metallo-endopeptidase, with protein MLHWYKPPDTENFICDLYQAFGINYPGEMDLDLISTIWGVDIQFYDGRPFTQWDDEGAVIMLTKGSREQDIRATFFHELCHPAKHAGNQDELPHLFRELQEIQAGHFQLISAMPYYLLPEPVPLWEEYARIIAETFKVPYELAERRVDHIISRMGQEYLYLRKYIPQWRVYA; from the coding sequence ATGCTGCATTGGTACAAACCACCTGACACGGAAAATTTTATTTGTGACCTTTATCAGGCTTTTGGAATTAATTATCCGGGGGAAATGGATTTAGACCTGATCTCTACTATTTGGGGGGTTGATATTCAATTCTATGATGGACGACCATTCACTCAGTGGGACGATGAAGGTGCTGTCATCATGCTTACAAAGGGTTCTCGCGAGCAAGATATCCGCGCAACATTTTTCCATGAGCTCTGTCACCCAGCCAAGCACGCAGGTAATCAGGATGAGCTCCCACATTTATTTAGAGAATTACAAGAGATTCAAGCAGGTCACTTTCAGCTGATATCTGCAATGCCCTACTATCTTCTGCCTGAGCCTGTACCTCTCTGGGAAGAATATGCTCGAATAATTGCAGAAACATTTAAGGTGCCATATGAGTTGGCTGAACGGCGTGTCGATCACATTATTAGTCGAATGGGACAAGAATATCTATATTTAAGAAAATACATACCACAATGGCGTGTCTATGCATAA
- a CDS encoding helix-turn-helix domain-containing protein — translation MLGERIKQLRKEKKKTHQDMADFLGITRQAYGYYESGKRDVDTETLTKLADFFDVSLDYMVGRTEENHQALSKSSGRAYYGGGADWTDDERKLADAAVEDWRRRKKEMEANMNTRNKQ, via the coding sequence ATGTTAGGTGAAAGAATTAAGCAATTACGAAAAGAAAAAAAGAAAACACATCAGGACATGGCTGATTTTTTGGGAATCACCCGTCAAGCATATGGTTATTACGAATCAGGCAAGCGAGATGTAGATACTGAAACACTCACGAAGTTAGCCGATTTTTTTGATGTCTCACTCGACTACATGGTTGGTCGAACGGAAGAAAACCACCAAGCACTATCTAAATCTAGCGGACGCGCATACTACGGAGGGGGTGCGGACTGGACAGATGATGAACGTAAGCTCGCTGACGCTGCCGTAGAGGACTGGCGGAGGCGTAAGAAAGAGATGGAAGCAAACATGAATACAAGGAACAAACAATAG
- a CDS encoding helix-turn-helix transcriptional regulator, with product MEREWLERLRKEKKMTHEQVANRAKITRQYYGMIASGERDPRVEVAKKIGNTLDFNWTLFFDKEGNKTIPYN from the coding sequence ATGGAGCGTGAATGGTTGGAGCGCTTAAGGAAAGAGAAAAAAATGACTCATGAGCAAGTTGCCAATCGAGCAAAAATAACACGTCAATATTATGGCATGATCGCAAGCGGCGAACGTGATCCGCGCGTGGAAGTTGCAAAAAAGATTGGAAATACATTGGATTTCAACTGGACCCTTTTTTTTGACAAGGAAGGCAACAAAACGATTCCTTACAATTAA
- a CDS encoding helix-turn-helix domain-containing protein: MNYGVIVKALRVRKKWSQEEFAEKIHVSRSAISMIENDKQTLDVPTLMQMVQVTNEPAVAVAIIMGMDGINILQNLLSAVGVG, encoded by the coding sequence ATGAATTATGGCGTGATTGTCAAGGCGTTGCGCGTCAGGAAGAAATGGAGCCAAGAGGAGTTCGCGGAAAAAATCCACGTATCGCGTAGCGCAATTAGCATGATCGAGAACGACAAGCAAACACTGGACGTGCCTACTCTTATGCAAATGGTACAAGTAACCAACGAGCCAGCTGTTGCAGTCGCAATCATCATGGGAATGGATGGTATCAATATTTTGCAAAACTTATTAAGTGCCGTTGGAGTGGGGTGA
- a CDS encoding helix-turn-helix domain-containing protein, with translation MDHSREIFLFYDWLETNSVTDSGINLWHALMHINSKTGWSVEFAVAISTLATKTGMKKDAIIRARHRLQQAGRIDFVSRTGQLSALYRINPFESFNQTQSATQTDSVVLNDSKPVTNRAQSQSQTAHNPLPLISSSSLGIDREKEKDRLLHLVNTHELKKVGAAGLDTIFAYLGVVETGVIELAIKTAEKKHLNYFVETIKNWISEGKTTVAHVLDIPEKGERPPSAGNSKSYSGRNAGSGKPKLPVAKDNGQATVVTPEQMEQMLQLARELKGTGQGARSDGIPTH, from the coding sequence ATGGACCACAGCAGAGAGATATTCCTTTTTTACGATTGGCTCGAAACAAACTCCGTGACTGATTCTGGGATCAACCTATGGCATGCACTCATGCACATTAACAGTAAAACGGGATGGTCAGTAGAGTTTGCAGTAGCTATATCAACCCTAGCAACGAAAACGGGTATGAAGAAGGATGCAATCATTAGGGCTCGTCATCGCCTGCAGCAAGCTGGACGAATCGATTTCGTAAGCCGAACAGGTCAATTATCAGCGCTTTACCGTATCAACCCTTTTGAGTCGTTTAATCAGACACAAAGTGCAACACAAACGGATAGTGTCGTTCTAAACGACTCAAAGCCAGTCACAAACCGCGCACAAAGCCAGTCACAAACCGCGCACAATCCGCTTCCATTAATAAGTTCTAGTTCTTTAGGGATTGATAGAGAGAAAGAAAAAGATAGGCTGCTCCATCTCGTCAATACTCATGAACTAAAAAAAGTTGGAGCTGCAGGGCTGGATACGATATTCGCATATCTCGGAGTTGTTGAAACGGGAGTAATAGAGCTCGCCATTAAGACAGCAGAGAAAAAGCACCTTAATTATTTTGTTGAGACAATCAAGAATTGGATATCCGAAGGTAAGACCACTGTCGCACACGTCTTGGACATACCTGAGAAGGGTGAAAGACCACCAAGCGCAGGCAACAGCAAGTCATACAGCGGTCGCAACGCAGGCAGTGGCAAACCTAAGTTGCCAGTTGCTAAGGATAATGGACAAGCCACTGTCGTAACACCAGAGCAAATGGAGCAAATGCTACAGCTAGCCAGAGAGCTTAAAGGGACAGGACAGGGGGCAAGGTCAGATGGAATACCTACTCATTGA
- a CDS encoding PcfJ domain-containing protein, with translation MCTVKASGIGRKTLHDEVYFVYYEKSRINPKAMVARGIHAIRDYTGDYYKVETSYKDVAHYLFEPGKATKRVRYYWANGWETRKAVTTETLNMMRYKRCYYSPESIATAAHGTQFQYSTWEKYDAGDRVEFFALAAKYPCIEYLTKLGLRKIVEDKLVGNDLYRTINWRGKTLQKVLRLDKKEINEIRTSNLSIDASTLRFYHKSKHRSKTLTITEAYKLKDIDYCDSELEAMLSRFSFEHVKKYLLKQMGNGNHYRSGSLVLTAWRDYIKDCRHLGIELDKDHIFLPNDLHAAHQNTIQKVKIKADRSLNMKIATRLKDLDKYRFEFAGFILRPAKSSNELFDEGKVLQHCVGGYAKNYAEGKTDIFVIRKADRPETPFYTMEIREGKIIQTYGMKNSPPTDELAAFIETFTASKLSKKKRKNKGKTKIAQPDNRQEVAV, from the coding sequence ATGTGCACCGTAAAAGCTAGTGGTATTGGTCGTAAAACATTGCACGATGAAGTGTATTTCGTTTACTACGAGAAATCTCGAATTAACCCAAAGGCTATGGTTGCTAGAGGTATCCATGCAATAAGAGATTACACGGGTGATTATTACAAGGTTGAAACCTCATACAAGGATGTTGCACACTATCTTTTTGAACCAGGCAAAGCAACAAAACGCGTTCGTTACTATTGGGCAAATGGCTGGGAAACACGCAAGGCAGTCACCACTGAGACTTTGAATATGATGAGATACAAACGTTGTTATTACTCTCCAGAGAGTATCGCAACAGCTGCACATGGAACGCAATTTCAATATAGCACATGGGAAAAGTACGATGCTGGCGATAGGGTTGAATTCTTTGCACTCGCAGCTAAGTATCCGTGTATTGAGTATCTAACAAAGCTAGGGCTAAGGAAAATTGTAGAGGATAAGTTGGTAGGTAATGACTTATATCGAACAATAAACTGGCGAGGCAAAACTTTACAAAAGGTCCTGAGACTCGATAAGAAAGAGATCAATGAAATCAGAACATCTAATCTTTCGATCGATGCATCTACCTTACGTTTTTACCACAAGTCTAAGCATCGGAGTAAAACACTTACTATAACTGAGGCTTATAAATTAAAGGATATTGATTACTGTGACTCAGAGCTCGAAGCGATGCTTAGTCGATTTTCGTTCGAACATGTTAAAAAGTATCTCCTCAAACAAATGGGTAATGGAAACCACTATCGATCAGGTTCACTCGTTCTAACCGCTTGGCGTGATTATATCAAAGACTGCAGGCACCTCGGGATAGAGCTAGACAAAGATCATATCTTCTTGCCGAATGATTTACACGCTGCTCATCAAAATACAATCCAGAAAGTGAAAATCAAAGCTGATCGATCACTGAATATGAAAATTGCTACTCGACTTAAGGATTTGGACAAGTACCGATTCGAGTTTGCTGGTTTCATCTTGAGGCCTGCGAAGAGCAGCAATGAACTCTTTGACGAAGGCAAGGTATTGCAACACTGTGTCGGTGGTTATGCGAAAAATTATGCCGAAGGAAAAACGGATATATTCGTTATACGGAAAGCAGACCGCCCAGAAACCCCATTTTATACAATGGAAATCCGAGAGGGCAAGATTATTCAGACATACGGGATGAAGAATAGCCCTCCAACTGATGAGCTCGCAGCGTTTATCGAAACATTTACTGCTTCAAAATTATCCAAGAAGAAGCGTAAGAACAAAGGTAAAACTAAAATAGCACAGCCGGATAACCGGCAGGAGGTTGCTGTATGA
- a CDS encoding DUF3102 domain-containing protein: MTQLAMRTVDLIAVEINSIRDQVQKMALVGSIEIGQRLTEAKALVAHGEWGEWLEHSVSYSQRTANNLMKIAEEYGSNQNVLFGENPNSQALANLTYTQAVALLGVPADEREDFVKEHDVENLTTRELEQAVKDKKELERLLKESKDKEKIALDAHQKLSQRQKELESKSKELSETVDRLNSELETAQASGDEEEIEKAQAELKKLKEAEKAAMLKIKELETELKKKPIDVPAVTEKIIEVTPDSVTKELADLKEQLTMSESKLARSNNKAMVKYALLFESLDKGFNDLIGVLGEIKSSAPEAYEKYKTATLTLVNKYIENV, from the coding sequence ATGACACAATTAGCAATGAGGACCGTTGATTTAATCGCGGTGGAGATCAACAGTATAAGAGATCAAGTTCAGAAGATGGCGCTTGTGGGAAGTATCGAAATCGGTCAACGACTTACCGAAGCTAAGGCATTGGTTGCTCATGGTGAATGGGGAGAATGGCTCGAACATTCTGTATCCTACTCGCAAAGAACGGCTAATAATTTGATGAAAATTGCAGAGGAATACGGCTCCAATCAGAATGTTCTTTTCGGTGAAAATCCAAATTCGCAAGCGCTTGCGAATCTTACTTACACGCAGGCTGTCGCCCTTTTAGGGGTGCCTGCAGACGAGCGCGAAGACTTCGTAAAAGAGCACGATGTAGAGAACTTAACCACTCGCGAATTGGAGCAGGCCGTTAAAGATAAAAAGGAACTGGAACGCTTATTGAAGGAGAGTAAAGACAAAGAGAAAATCGCCTTAGATGCTCATCAAAAGTTGTCCCAAAGACAGAAAGAACTCGAATCGAAAAGCAAAGAACTTAGCGAAACTGTCGATCGACTGAATTCTGAACTAGAGACTGCACAAGCTTCTGGTGATGAAGAAGAAATCGAGAAGGCTCAGGCGGAATTGAAGAAATTGAAAGAAGCTGAGAAGGCTGCGATGCTGAAAATAAAAGAACTCGAAACGGAACTCAAGAAAAAGCCGATCGATGTACCGGCAGTTACGGAGAAGATTATCGAAGTCACTCCGGATTCCGTTACAAAGGAGCTGGCTGACCTCAAAGAGCAACTTACGATGAGCGAAAGCAAACTAGCCAGAAGTAATAACAAGGCAATGGTTAAGTACGCGCTTCTCTTCGAATCGTTAGACAAGGGATTTAATGATCTAATTGGCGTGCTGGGGGAAATAAAATCGAGTGCCCCGGAAGCCTATGAAAAGTATAAGACCGCTACCTTAACGCTAGTCAACAAATATATCGAGAATGTTTAA
- a CDS encoding YopX family protein, with translation MHEIKFRGRRLDNGEWVVAEMYQRCKNLFAKGYLCFVGSHAVDPKTVGQYSGVYDGEDEENELCHGDIISVEIDGQSIACKVVCETPGFMVVSDSFEDGYTWISDLMECDSNYTWIPNSKRIGNIFEHPHLLTGGNKGHD, from the coding sequence ATGCATGAGATTAAGTTCAGGGGTAGACGGCTGGACAACGGCGAGTGGGTAGTAGCAGAAATGTACCAACGTTGTAAAAACCTATTCGCTAAAGGATATCTTTGCTTTGTAGGCAGTCATGCCGTTGACCCCAAAACAGTTGGACAATACTCCGGTGTTTATGACGGAGAAGACGAAGAGAATGAACTGTGCCACGGCGACATCATATCGGTTGAAATTGATGGTCAATCGATCGCATGCAAAGTTGTGTGCGAAACGCCTGGATTCATGGTCGTCTCAGATTCGTTTGAAGATGGTTATACATGGATTTCTGATCTAATGGAATGCGATAGCAATTACACATGGATACCAAATTCAAAGCGTATAGGCAACATCTTCGAACACCCACACTTACTCACTGGGGGGAATAAAGGACATGATTAA
- a CDS encoding RNA polymerase subunit sigma-24, with the protein MGALKIDQSIEQGIIDQLNGYKRLCGRIKVLEKQSVGMGYQINAFDGDKLQQLHAKLDGMPSYMYLNKKEQHLETIAHAYLEHYPAGTKSQLNEIRDQRGVDVDDRKDLKDLARRVEKVREARLGTLEGIDAIIEKEAQLRDLMDQRDAISTILETMGEENPQYSKLLASRYIDGKDVWTVASSLGISRRTFDRWRAKSLEEYAILAGMS; encoded by the coding sequence ATGGGTGCATTAAAAATTGACCAATCAATCGAACAAGGTATCATCGATCAATTAAACGGGTACAAGAGGCTTTGTGGTAGAATCAAGGTTCTCGAGAAGCAGTCAGTTGGAATGGGTTATCAAATAAACGCTTTTGATGGGGACAAGCTGCAGCAGCTACACGCAAAACTAGATGGCATGCCGTCCTATATGTATCTCAATAAAAAAGAGCAACACCTAGAGACCATCGCTCATGCCTATCTGGAACATTACCCAGCCGGTACTAAATCACAACTCAACGAAATCAGAGATCAACGTGGCGTTGATGTAGATGACCGAAAAGACTTAAAAGATTTGGCTAGACGAGTCGAGAAAGTGAGGGAAGCCCGTCTAGGGACGTTAGAGGGAATTGACGCCATAATCGAAAAGGAAGCCCAACTACGCGACTTAATGGATCAGAGAGATGCAATATCAACGATCCTAGAAACGATGGGCGAAGAAAATCCTCAATACTCCAAACTCCTCGCTTCTCGTTACATTGACGGCAAGGACGTCTGGACTGTCGCTTCTTCCCTCGGAATTTCAAGGCGAACATTCGACCGTTGGAGAGCGAAATCACTAGAAGAATACGCTATTCTAGCGGGAATGTCGTAA
- a CDS encoding tyrosine-type recombinase/integrase, translated as MNVVQPIRDPEVVEAIQDHLRITSERDYIFFSLGVFSGLRVSDLLDLQVWEVRGTHVHITEGKTGKQKKFIIHTDIRDDLDAFISGKKDDDYLFSSRQKKTSTGLKKRPIDRSQAYKMLNKVARKFNLKEIGCHTMRKTWGYRLWMDDERNLTLLMEMFNHDSERVTLRYLGVTQDAMDKAILRMSYTKKGKSRTR; from the coding sequence ATGAACGTTGTGCAGCCTATACGAGATCCAGAGGTGGTCGAAGCAATCCAGGACCATTTAAGGATAACAAGCGAACGAGATTATATATTTTTCAGTCTCGGGGTTTTCAGCGGACTTAGGGTTAGTGACTTACTGGACCTTCAAGTATGGGAAGTGCGCGGCACTCATGTTCATATCACTGAAGGTAAGACCGGGAAGCAGAAAAAGTTCATCATTCACACGGATATCCGGGACGATCTTGACGCTTTTATTTCTGGGAAGAAGGATGACGATTATTTATTCTCAAGCCGGCAGAAAAAGACATCGACAGGCTTAAAAAAACGCCCGATTGACCGCAGTCAGGCATACAAAATGCTTAACAAAGTGGCTCGAAAGTTCAACCTGAAAGAAATAGGTTGCCACACCATGCGTAAGACGTGGGGATACAGGCTCTGGATGGACGATGAACGAAATCTAACGTTACTAATGGAAATGTTCAACCACGACTCCGAACGGGTCACATTGCGCTATCTAGGGGTCACTCAGGACGCAATGGACAAGGCAATCTTGCGTATGAGTTACACAAAAAAAGGTAAAAGTCGCACTCGTTAA
- the terS gene encoding phage terminase small subunit, with protein MSREHSPEYKRALKMFLKDRSLKPKQIADAVGVTSALVRKWKSLYKWEGMAEPRRGPPRGSKNAIGNKGGKGGPLGNDHAVKHGAFRKFMPNDPEYLEILDMVKDMSALDMIYTGIENSFVAFVRLEKLMFVSSKDEIIKEVKKQKYEIHSTGKGDNKKLHRKLVEQEWNFHFSYERYEKYAKTQASIYASLRAGIKQFLNIAPEDDERRARIALIEAQTERTQQQITIAKAEADEKASENNRQPVVIRNDILE; from the coding sequence ATGTCGAGGGAACACAGCCCAGAATACAAACGAGCCTTAAAAATGTTCCTAAAAGACCGCTCGTTGAAGCCTAAACAAATAGCTGATGCAGTGGGTGTAACCTCAGCTCTAGTCCGTAAGTGGAAGAGCTTATATAAATGGGAGGGCATGGCAGAGCCGCGAAGGGGACCGCCTAGAGGAAGCAAGAACGCCATTGGAAATAAAGGTGGTAAAGGTGGCCCTCTTGGTAATGACCACGCAGTTAAGCACGGTGCATTCCGCAAGTTCATGCCAAACGATCCCGAGTACCTTGAAATCCTTGATATGGTGAAGGATATGAGCGCTCTCGATATGATCTACACGGGCATAGAAAACTCTTTTGTCGCGTTTGTTCGTCTTGAAAAGCTCATGTTTGTCTCTAGCAAAGACGAGATAATCAAAGAGGTAAAGAAACAGAAATACGAGATTCATAGTACTGGTAAAGGAGATAACAAGAAACTTCACCGAAAGCTCGTCGAGCAAGAATGGAATTTCCATTTTTCCTATGAACGCTATGAAAAGTATGCCAAAACACAAGCTTCCATTTACGCCAGCCTACGAGCTGGCATTAAACAGTTCTTGAACATTGCGCCAGAAGACGATGAGCGCCGCGCCCGCATCGCCCTTATCGAAGCCCAAACCGAACGTACTCAGCAGCAAATCACCATAGCTAAAGCGGAAGCCGATGAGAAAGCTAGTGAAAATAACCGACAGCCGGTAGTCATAAGGAATGATATCCTTGAGTGA
- a CDS encoding PBSX family phage terminase large subunit, producing MSEISLQQVVGKGYKSFWNFKGRYRVIKGGRGSKKSVTTALSIITNMMEFPLSNTLVIRKTFNTHKDSTWAQLKWASRRLGVAHLWHFKKSPLEAIYRPTGQKILFRGLDDPMSITSITVDMGYLCFCWFEEAYQVLKEDDFDKVDMSIRGEVPEGYYKQITVSFNPWNEKHWLKKRFFDEEDPDTLAITTTYKNNEFLDDADKKRFKWMKKNRPKRYKVEGNGDWGISEGAIYENWREEEFNPDKIAKLPGYKAVFGLDFGYRHDPSGFVAALVNPELKKLYIYDEHYEQAMTNSDIAEMLKRKGHAKERIIADSSEPKSIDEIYGHGINRIQGAEKGPDSINVGIQYLEQYEIIVHSYRCPNTAMELASYLWAQDKTGKFLQKPIDEFNHIMDALRYAMEQIRYGDNYTW from the coding sequence TTGAGTGAAATCAGCCTGCAGCAAGTCGTTGGTAAGGGATATAAGAGCTTTTGGAATTTCAAAGGTCGGTATCGTGTAATTAAGGGCGGGCGTGGCTCCAAGAAGAGTGTCACAACGGCATTATCCATTATCACAAACATGATGGAATTTCCGCTATCCAATACGCTTGTCATTCGTAAGACATTTAACACCCATAAGGATTCTACCTGGGCGCAGCTAAAATGGGCATCGCGCCGTTTAGGGGTAGCCCACTTATGGCATTTTAAAAAGAGCCCGTTAGAAGCAATCTATAGACCCACTGGTCAGAAGATTCTCTTCCGTGGCTTAGACGATCCAATGTCCATAACCTCCATAACGGTGGATATGGGCTATTTGTGCTTCTGTTGGTTTGAGGAAGCGTACCAGGTACTCAAAGAAGATGATTTCGATAAAGTAGATATGTCCATCCGGGGGGAAGTGCCGGAAGGCTACTATAAACAGATAACCGTCTCGTTTAACCCATGGAATGAAAAACACTGGTTGAAGAAGCGGTTTTTTGATGAAGAGGATCCCGATACTTTAGCCATAACAACCACCTACAAAAACAACGAATTCCTTGATGATGCAGATAAAAAGCGGTTTAAATGGATGAAGAAGAACAGACCTAAGCGCTATAAGGTTGAGGGCAATGGGGATTGGGGCATATCTGAAGGTGCCATTTACGAAAACTGGCGGGAAGAGGAATTCAACCCAGACAAGATCGCCAAGCTTCCAGGCTATAAAGCGGTATTCGGCTTAGACTTTGGTTACAGACATGACCCGAGCGGCTTTGTGGCAGCTCTAGTTAATCCCGAGCTTAAAAAGCTGTATATCTATGACGAACACTACGAACAGGCCATGACCAATAGCGACATTGCCGAGATGCTTAAGCGCAAAGGTCATGCCAAGGAGCGTATTATTGCGGATTCCTCGGAACCTAAGTCAATCGATGAGATATACGGGCATGGGATTAACCGCATTCAAGGGGCTGAGAAAGGCCCAGATAGCATCAACGTAGGTATCCAGTACCTAGAGCAATATGAGATCATCGTTCATTCATACCGTTGCCCGAACACAGCAATGGAGCTGGCATCCTATTTATGGGCGCAGGATAAGACGGGCAAATTCCTTCAAAAACCAATCGATGAGTTTAACCACATTATGGATGCCTTGCGCTATGCGATGGAACAAATCCGTTACGGTGACAATTATACGTGGTAG